Proteins found in one Perca fluviatilis chromosome 9, GENO_Pfluv_1.0, whole genome shotgun sequence genomic segment:
- the cracd gene encoding capping protein inhibiting regulator of actin dynamics isoform X4 — protein MSQENVSDKVRNLQRQIAQGIKFGQRPSSLRKSEGDEGSSDEEEVPRSPLKVVAQVEAEPADTEPKQVQGAQQAGPHSTPVKSPRSKRVLPPTGTIESIDLDAVPQSVPRLDNTAAKHKLSVKPKNQRISHKHRRFTQDLQEGSIPGVVQEDLEAAGVSTDDRRRASAESLDSFKKQRLHEEERQETRRKRELEDQRLHQEEEERRRKRELEDQRLHQEEEERRKRAAEELRLRELEEEEEQRRREEAERRRRREEEERRIREEEERRWREEEERREEEERRMREEQEHRRREEERRRLEEQRRKEEEEEARRQQELAEEERKKTEEAEKMRLREIEEKKRTDAEERRRKEEEEQRRAEELRWREMEERQRPFSFKVSSGEKQILFQKVNLTPVTPAAGHQSVAAAEQRESAKASSSEGLLTSPYVPHTAILVTGAQLCGTAVNLDHIKDTACKSLLGLGEDKKAQGTPPTKSKTSPDRKSGKTKSLNESSFSTDQSVLAEWASIRSKIFKGVEEGKYDEYSEPSKSQPQTGGEEPPAFSHANLRKTMSASAKFSITPAKKKFGDSNRNSEVFGADDKEAGEEATRSDSPSAASPAPSSKPQSRTSKTVRIVERGSEECVFAKDLPSFLVPSPGARPEGPELKSTAQRETEVSESEEGEIQGQDGEDQPSPFGIKLRRTNYSLRFHGEQSTEKRKKRYSAGDSFDGVPSPLTPIEPDSDASSVFSDKSTTPTSPLKEGAAGKYFHASASHAVPRAKPGKSTSPISHAEGEKVLSKPPVYRRPTTSPKPSGAAPTSPPSPLPKAVHGPPGDAGVQRTGAAETSGQEQTNRSEDPSAVAQLHRCSQSQVQGEEEPKEKRSFFQSINIPWREKTDRKTELIKREKPSLQSRHSLDSAKVQEKEAGPLWITLALQKQKGFREQQQNREDRRSHRAEKLAEKQARERDSQVSPTESRGSGSTSPSSKPQTPEEPKRPDSLLGRFERRENLKKANTLPSSVTVEIADSTPSPPAVKEVSKRFPSTDSPQVSTEPAWLALAKRKAKAWSDCPQIIK, from the exons CAGGTCCAGGGGGCTCAACAAGCCGGACCACACAGCACCCCCGTGAAATCACCGAGGTCCAAACGAGTTCTTCCGCCCACTGGCACTATCGAGTCCATCGATCTGGATGCCGTTCCACAGTCTGTTCCTCGCCTAGACAACACCGCTGCCAAGCATAAACTGTCCGTCAAACCCAAAAACCAGAGGATTTCCCACAAACACCGGCGGTTTACACAG GACCTCCAAGAGGGATCTATTCCCGGTGTTGTGCAAGAGGACCTCGAGGCGGCGGGCGTATCCACGGACGACCGGCGCAGGGCCTCGGCTGAGTCCCTGGACAGCTTCAAGAAGCAGAGACtccatgaggaggagagacaggagacgaggaggaagagagagctgGAGGACCAGAGGCTCcatcaggaggaagaggagaggaggaggaagagagagctgGAGGACCAGAGGCTCcatcaggaggaagaggagaggaggaagagagcagcagaggagCTGAGGCTGCGGGAGctagaggaggaggaagaacaaAGGCGGAGAGAAGAggcggagaggaggaggagaagggaggaagaggagagaaggatccgagaggaagaggaaaggcGGTGGCGAGAGGAGGAAGAgcggagggaggaggaggaaaggaggatgCGAGAGGAGCAGGAGCACAGACGgcgggaggaggagaggagacgactggaagagcagaggaggaaagaggaggaggaggaagcaaGGAGGCAGCAGGAGCTCgcggaagaggagagaaagaaaacggAGGAAGCGGAGAAGATGAGGTTGCGGGAgattgaagaaaagaaaagaacggatgcagaggagaggaggaggaaggaggaggaggagcagaggagagcTGAGGAGCTGCGCTGGAGGGAAATGGAGGAGCGACAGAGGCCGTTCTCTTTCAAAGTGTCCTCTGGAGAAAAGCAGATTTTGTTCCAGAAGGTGAACCTGACGCCGGTTACGCCGGCTGCCGGCCACCAGAGCGTTGCTGCAGCGGAGCAAAGAGAGAGCGCCAAGGCTTCGTCTTCCGAAGGCCTGCTGACGTCTCCATACGTCCCCCACACCGCCATCTTGGTGACAGGCGCCCAGCTCTGTGGGACAGCGGTCAATTTAGACCACATCAAAGACACGGCCTGCAAGTCTCTGCTGGGTTTGGGAGAGGATAAAAAAGCCCAGGGAACACCGCCGACCAAGAGCAAGACCTCACCGGACCGCAAGTCCGGCAAAACCAAATCCCTCAACGAGTCCTCGTTCTCTACGGACCAGTCCGTCCTGGCAGAATGGGCCAGCATCCGATCAAAGATATTCAAGGGGGTAGAGGAGGGGAAATACGACGAGTACTCAGAGCCGAGCAAGAGCCAGCCTCAGACCGGCGGAGAAGAGCCGCCTGCGTTCTCCCACGCGAACCTCAGGAAGACCATGTCTGCCAGCGCCAAGTTCTCCATCACCCCTGCGAAGAAGAAGTTTGGAGATTCAAACAGGAACTCTGAGGTGTTCGGCGCAGATGATAAGGAAGCAGGAGAGGAAGCGACTCGGTCTGACAGCCCCAGCGCAGCGTCCCCAGCGCCGTCCTCTAAACCTCAGAGCAGGACGAGTAAGACCGTCCGCATCGTGGAAAGAGGGTCAGAGGAATGCGTGTTTGCCAAAGACCTCCCCTCTTTCCTGGTTCCCAGCCCCGGAGCCAGACCGGAGGGGCCAGAGTTGAAGAGCACAGCTCAGAGGGAGACGGAGGTGTCTGAAAGTGAGGAGGGAGAGATCCAAGGCCAGGACGGCGAGGACCAGCCCTCGCCTTTTGGCATAAAGCTGAGGAGGACCAACTACTCCCTGCGCTTTCACGGCGAACAGTCCACCGAGAAAAGGAAGAAGCGGTACAGTGCAGGGGACAGCTTCGACGGCGTCCCTTCCCCTCTCACCCCCATTGAGCCCGACTCCGACGCTTCCTCTGTCTTTTCGGACAAATCCACAACTCCTACATCGCCTCTGAAAGAAGGCGCGGCCGGCAAGTACTTCCATGCATCCGCCTCCCACGCCGTCCCTCGGGCTAAACCGGGTAAGTCTACCAGCCCGATCTCACACGCCGAGGGTGAGAAAGTGCTTTCCAAGCCACCCGTCTACCGAAGACCGACCACGTCACCCAAACCTAGCGGAGCAGCCCCTACGTCTCCCCCATCGCCGCTACCTAAAGCGGTCCATGGGCCTCCCGGTGATGCCGGGGTCCAGAGGACAGGGGCTGCAGAGACATCGGGCCAGGAGCAGACCAACCGGAGCGAGGACCCTTCAGCGGTGGCCCAGTTGCACCGGTGCAGCCAAAGCCAGGTCCAAGGGGAAGAGGAGCCGAAGGAGAAGAGATCCTTCTTCCAGTCCATTAACATCCCCTGGAGAGAGAAGACggacagaaagacagagctCATCAAGAGAG AAAAACCATCGCTACAGAGCAGGCACTCGCTGGACAGTGCGAAGGTCCAGGAGAAGGAGGCCGGGCCCTTATGGATCACACTGGCTCTGCAGAAGCAGAAGGGCTTCAGGGAGCAGCAGCAGAACCGAGAGGACCGTCGTAGCCACAGAGCGGAAAAACTGGCTGAAAAacaagccagagagagagacagc CAGGTCAGCCCcacagagagcagaggaagCGGGAGCACCAGTCCTTCTTCTAAACCTCAGACGCCAGAGGAGCCCAAGAGACCCGACAGTCTCCTGGGGCGATTTGAGCGCAGAGAAAACCTGAAAAAAGCCAACACTTTACCCAGCTCTGTCACTG TTGAGATTGCAGACTCTACGCCGTCGCCACCTGCTGTCAAGGAGGTGTCAAAGCGCTTCCCCTCCACTGACTCCCCGCAGGTGTCCACGGAGCCGGCGTGGCTGGCTCTGGCCAAGAGAAAGGCCAAAGCCTGGAGCGACTGTCCTCAGATCATCAAATAa
- the cracd gene encoding capping protein inhibiting regulator of actin dynamics isoform X2, with protein MSQENVSDKVRNLQRQIAQGIKFGQRPSSLRKSEGDEGSSDEEEVPRSPLKVVAQVEAEPADTEPKVQGAQQAGPHSTPVKSPRSKRVLPPTGTIESIDLDAVPQSVPRLDNTAAKHKLSVKPKNQRISHKHRRFTQDLQEGSIPGVVQEDLEAAGVSTDDRRRASAESLDSFKKQRLHEEERQETRRKRELEDQRLHQEEEERRRKRELEDQRLHQEEEERRKRAAEELRLRELEEEEEQRRREEAERRRRREEEERRIREEEERRWREEEERREEEERRMREEQEHRRREEERRRLEEQRRKEEEEEARRQQELAEEERKKTEEAEKMRLREIEEKKRTDAEERRRKEEEEQRRAEELRWREMEERQRPFSFKVSSGEKQILFQKVNLTPVTPAAGHQSVAAAEQRESAKASSSEGLLTSPYVPHTAILVTGAQLCGTAVNLDHIKDTACKSLLGLGEDKKAQGTPPTKSKTSPDRKSGKTKSLNESSFSTDQSVLAEWASIRSKIFKGVEEGKYDEYSEPSKSQPQTGGEEPPAFSHANLRKTMSASAKFSITPAKKKFGDSNRNSEVFGADDKEAGEEATRSDSPSAASPAPSSKPQSRTSKTVRIVERGSEECVFAKDLPSFLVPSPGARPEGPELKSTAQRETEVSESEEGEIQGQDGEDQPSPFGIKLRRTNYSLRFHGEQSTEKRKKRYSAGDSFDGVPSPLTPIEPDSDASSVFSDKSTTPTSPLKEGAAGKYFHASASHAVPRAKPGKSTSPISHAEGEKVLSKPPVYRRPTTSPKPSGAAPTSPPSPLPKAVHGPPGDAGVQRTGAAETSGQEQTNRSEDPSAVAQLHRCSQSQVQGEEEPKEKRSFFQSINIPWREKTDRKTELIKREKPSLQSRHSLDSAKVQEKEAGPLWITLALQKQKGFREQQQNREDRRSHRAEKLAEKQARERDSQVSPTESRGSGSTSPSSKPQTPEEPKRPDSLLGRFERRENLKKANTLPSSVTVEIADSTPSPPAVKEVSKRFPSTDSPQVSTEPAWLALAKRKAKAWSDCPQIIK; from the exons GTCCAGGGGGCTCAACAAGCCGGACCACACAGCACCCCCGTGAAATCACCGAGGTCCAAACGAGTTCTTCCGCCCACTGGCACTATCGAGTCCATCGATCTGGATGCCGTTCCACAGTCTGTTCCTCGCCTAGACAACACCGCTGCCAAGCATAAACTGTCCGTCAAACCCAAAAACCAGAGGATTTCCCACAAACACCGGCGGTTTACACAG GACCTCCAAGAGGGATCTATTCCCGGTGTTGTGCAAGAGGACCTCGAGGCGGCGGGCGTATCCACGGACGACCGGCGCAGGGCCTCGGCTGAGTCCCTGGACAGCTTCAAGAAGCAGAGACtccatgaggaggagagacaggagacgaggaggaagagagagctgGAGGACCAGAGGCTCcatcaggaggaagaggagaggaggaggaagagagagctgGAGGACCAGAGGCTCcatcaggaggaagaggagaggaggaagagagcagcagaggagCTGAGGCTGCGGGAGctagaggaggaggaagaacaaAGGCGGAGAGAAGAggcggagaggaggaggagaagggaggaagaggagagaaggatccgagaggaagaggaaaggcGGTGGCGAGAGGAGGAAGAgcggagggaggaggaggaaaggaggatgCGAGAGGAGCAGGAGCACAGACGgcgggaggaggagaggagacgactggaagagcagaggaggaaagaggaggaggaggaagcaaGGAGGCAGCAGGAGCTCgcggaagaggagagaaagaaaacggAGGAAGCGGAGAAGATGAGGTTGCGGGAgattgaagaaaagaaaagaacggatgcagaggagaggaggaggaaggaggaggaggagcagaggagagcTGAGGAGCTGCGCTGGAGGGAAATGGAGGAGCGACAGAGGCCGTTCTCTTTCAAAGTGTCCTCTGGAGAAAAGCAGATTTTGTTCCAGAAGGTGAACCTGACGCCGGTTACGCCGGCTGCCGGCCACCAGAGCGTTGCTGCAGCGGAGCAAAGAGAGAGCGCCAAGGCTTCGTCTTCCGAAGGCCTGCTGACGTCTCCATACGTCCCCCACACCGCCATCTTGGTGACAGGCGCCCAGCTCTGTGGGACAGCGGTCAATTTAGACCACATCAAAGACACGGCCTGCAAGTCTCTGCTGGGTTTGGGAGAGGATAAAAAAGCCCAGGGAACACCGCCGACCAAGAGCAAGACCTCACCGGACCGCAAGTCCGGCAAAACCAAATCCCTCAACGAGTCCTCGTTCTCTACGGACCAGTCCGTCCTGGCAGAATGGGCCAGCATCCGATCAAAGATATTCAAGGGGGTAGAGGAGGGGAAATACGACGAGTACTCAGAGCCGAGCAAGAGCCAGCCTCAGACCGGCGGAGAAGAGCCGCCTGCGTTCTCCCACGCGAACCTCAGGAAGACCATGTCTGCCAGCGCCAAGTTCTCCATCACCCCTGCGAAGAAGAAGTTTGGAGATTCAAACAGGAACTCTGAGGTGTTCGGCGCAGATGATAAGGAAGCAGGAGAGGAAGCGACTCGGTCTGACAGCCCCAGCGCAGCGTCCCCAGCGCCGTCCTCTAAACCTCAGAGCAGGACGAGTAAGACCGTCCGCATCGTGGAAAGAGGGTCAGAGGAATGCGTGTTTGCCAAAGACCTCCCCTCTTTCCTGGTTCCCAGCCCCGGAGCCAGACCGGAGGGGCCAGAGTTGAAGAGCACAGCTCAGAGGGAGACGGAGGTGTCTGAAAGTGAGGAGGGAGAGATCCAAGGCCAGGACGGCGAGGACCAGCCCTCGCCTTTTGGCATAAAGCTGAGGAGGACCAACTACTCCCTGCGCTTTCACGGCGAACAGTCCACCGAGAAAAGGAAGAAGCGGTACAGTGCAGGGGACAGCTTCGACGGCGTCCCTTCCCCTCTCACCCCCATTGAGCCCGACTCCGACGCTTCCTCTGTCTTTTCGGACAAATCCACAACTCCTACATCGCCTCTGAAAGAAGGCGCGGCCGGCAAGTACTTCCATGCATCCGCCTCCCACGCCGTCCCTCGGGCTAAACCGGGTAAGTCTACCAGCCCGATCTCACACGCCGAGGGTGAGAAAGTGCTTTCCAAGCCACCCGTCTACCGAAGACCGACCACGTCACCCAAACCTAGCGGAGCAGCCCCTACGTCTCCCCCATCGCCGCTACCTAAAGCGGTCCATGGGCCTCCCGGTGATGCCGGGGTCCAGAGGACAGGGGCTGCAGAGACATCGGGCCAGGAGCAGACCAACCGGAGCGAGGACCCTTCAGCGGTGGCCCAGTTGCACCGGTGCAGCCAAAGCCAGGTCCAAGGGGAAGAGGAGCCGAAGGAGAAGAGATCCTTCTTCCAGTCCATTAACATCCCCTGGAGAGAGAAGACggacagaaagacagagctCATCAAGAGAG AAAAACCATCGCTACAGAGCAGGCACTCGCTGGACAGTGCGAAGGTCCAGGAGAAGGAGGCCGGGCCCTTATGGATCACACTGGCTCTGCAGAAGCAGAAGGGCTTCAGGGAGCAGCAGCAGAACCGAGAGGACCGTCGTAGCCACAGAGCGGAAAAACTGGCTGAAAAacaagccagagagagagacagc CAGGTCAGCCCcacagagagcagaggaagCGGGAGCACCAGTCCTTCTTCTAAACCTCAGACGCCAGAGGAGCCCAAGAGACCCGACAGTCTCCTGGGGCGATTTGAGCGCAGAGAAAACCTGAAAAAAGCCAACACTTTACCCAGCTCTGTCACTG TTGAGATTGCAGACTCTACGCCGTCGCCACCTGCTGTCAAGGAGGTGTCAAAGCGCTTCCCCTCCACTGACTCCCCGCAGGTGTCCACGGAGCCGGCGTGGCTGGCTCTGGCCAAGAGAAAGGCCAAAGCCTGGAGCGACTGTCCTCAGATCATCAAATAa
- the cracd gene encoding capping protein inhibiting regulator of actin dynamics isoform X1: MSQENVSDKVRNLQRQIAQGIKFGQRPSSLRKSEGDEGSSDEEEVPRSPLKVVAQVEAEPADTEPKQVQGAQQAGPHSTPVKSPRSKRVLPPTGTIESIDLDAVPQSVPRLDNTAAKHKLSVKPKNQRISHKHRRFTQDLQEGSIPGVVQEDLEAAGVSTDDRRRASAESLDSFKKQRLHEEERQETRRKRELEDQRLHQEEEERRRKRELEDQRLHQEEEERRKRAAEELRLRELEEEEEQRRREEAERRRRREEEERRIREEEERRWREEEERREEEERRMREEQEHRRREEERRRLEEQRRKEEEEEARRQQELAEEERKKTEEAEKMRLREIEEKKRTDAEERRRKEEEEQRRAEELRWREMEERQRPFSFKVSSGEKQILFQKVNLTPVTPAAGHQSVAAAEQRESAKASSSEGLLTSPYVPHTAILVTGAQLCGTAVNLDHIKDTACKSLLGLGEDKKAQGTPPTKSKTSPDRKSGKTKSLNESSFSTDQSVLAEWASIRSKIFKGVEEGKYDEYSEPSKSQPQTGGEEPPAFSHANLRKTMSASAKFSITPAKKKFGDSNRNSEVFGADDKEAGEEATRSDSPSAASPAPSSKPQSRTSKTVRIVERGSEECVFAKDLPSFLVPSPGARPEGPELKSTAQRETEVSESEEGEIQGQDGEDQPSPFGIKLRRTNYSLRFHGEQSTEKRKKRYSAGDSFDGVPSPLTPIEPDSDASSVFSDKSTTPTSPLKEGAAGKYFHASASHAVPRAKPGKSTSPISHAEGEKVLSKPPVYRRPTTSPKPSGAAPTSPPSPLPKAVHGPPGDAGVQRTGAAETSGQEQTNRSEDPSAVAQLHRCSQSQVQGEEEPKEKRSFFQSINIPWREKTDRKTELIKREKPSLQSRHSLDSAKVQEKEAGPLWITLALQKQKGFREQQQNREDRRSHRAEKLAEKQARERDSVSPTESRGSGSTSPSSKPQTPEEPKRPDSLLGRFERRENLKKANTLPSSVTVEIADSTPSPPAVKEVSKRFPSTDSPQVSTEPAWLALAKRKAKAWSDCPQIIK; this comes from the exons CAGGTCCAGGGGGCTCAACAAGCCGGACCACACAGCACCCCCGTGAAATCACCGAGGTCCAAACGAGTTCTTCCGCCCACTGGCACTATCGAGTCCATCGATCTGGATGCCGTTCCACAGTCTGTTCCTCGCCTAGACAACACCGCTGCCAAGCATAAACTGTCCGTCAAACCCAAAAACCAGAGGATTTCCCACAAACACCGGCGGTTTACACAG GACCTCCAAGAGGGATCTATTCCCGGTGTTGTGCAAGAGGACCTCGAGGCGGCGGGCGTATCCACGGACGACCGGCGCAGGGCCTCGGCTGAGTCCCTGGACAGCTTCAAGAAGCAGAGACtccatgaggaggagagacaggagacgaggaggaagagagagctgGAGGACCAGAGGCTCcatcaggaggaagaggagaggaggaggaagagagagctgGAGGACCAGAGGCTCcatcaggaggaagaggagaggaggaagagagcagcagaggagCTGAGGCTGCGGGAGctagaggaggaggaagaacaaAGGCGGAGAGAAGAggcggagaggaggaggagaagggaggaagaggagagaaggatccgagaggaagaggaaaggcGGTGGCGAGAGGAGGAAGAgcggagggaggaggaggaaaggaggatgCGAGAGGAGCAGGAGCACAGACGgcgggaggaggagaggagacgactggaagagcagaggaggaaagaggaggaggaggaagcaaGGAGGCAGCAGGAGCTCgcggaagaggagagaaagaaaacggAGGAAGCGGAGAAGATGAGGTTGCGGGAgattgaagaaaagaaaagaacggatgcagaggagaggaggaggaaggaggaggaggagcagaggagagcTGAGGAGCTGCGCTGGAGGGAAATGGAGGAGCGACAGAGGCCGTTCTCTTTCAAAGTGTCCTCTGGAGAAAAGCAGATTTTGTTCCAGAAGGTGAACCTGACGCCGGTTACGCCGGCTGCCGGCCACCAGAGCGTTGCTGCAGCGGAGCAAAGAGAGAGCGCCAAGGCTTCGTCTTCCGAAGGCCTGCTGACGTCTCCATACGTCCCCCACACCGCCATCTTGGTGACAGGCGCCCAGCTCTGTGGGACAGCGGTCAATTTAGACCACATCAAAGACACGGCCTGCAAGTCTCTGCTGGGTTTGGGAGAGGATAAAAAAGCCCAGGGAACACCGCCGACCAAGAGCAAGACCTCACCGGACCGCAAGTCCGGCAAAACCAAATCCCTCAACGAGTCCTCGTTCTCTACGGACCAGTCCGTCCTGGCAGAATGGGCCAGCATCCGATCAAAGATATTCAAGGGGGTAGAGGAGGGGAAATACGACGAGTACTCAGAGCCGAGCAAGAGCCAGCCTCAGACCGGCGGAGAAGAGCCGCCTGCGTTCTCCCACGCGAACCTCAGGAAGACCATGTCTGCCAGCGCCAAGTTCTCCATCACCCCTGCGAAGAAGAAGTTTGGAGATTCAAACAGGAACTCTGAGGTGTTCGGCGCAGATGATAAGGAAGCAGGAGAGGAAGCGACTCGGTCTGACAGCCCCAGCGCAGCGTCCCCAGCGCCGTCCTCTAAACCTCAGAGCAGGACGAGTAAGACCGTCCGCATCGTGGAAAGAGGGTCAGAGGAATGCGTGTTTGCCAAAGACCTCCCCTCTTTCCTGGTTCCCAGCCCCGGAGCCAGACCGGAGGGGCCAGAGTTGAAGAGCACAGCTCAGAGGGAGACGGAGGTGTCTGAAAGTGAGGAGGGAGAGATCCAAGGCCAGGACGGCGAGGACCAGCCCTCGCCTTTTGGCATAAAGCTGAGGAGGACCAACTACTCCCTGCGCTTTCACGGCGAACAGTCCACCGAGAAAAGGAAGAAGCGGTACAGTGCAGGGGACAGCTTCGACGGCGTCCCTTCCCCTCTCACCCCCATTGAGCCCGACTCCGACGCTTCCTCTGTCTTTTCGGACAAATCCACAACTCCTACATCGCCTCTGAAAGAAGGCGCGGCCGGCAAGTACTTCCATGCATCCGCCTCCCACGCCGTCCCTCGGGCTAAACCGGGTAAGTCTACCAGCCCGATCTCACACGCCGAGGGTGAGAAAGTGCTTTCCAAGCCACCCGTCTACCGAAGACCGACCACGTCACCCAAACCTAGCGGAGCAGCCCCTACGTCTCCCCCATCGCCGCTACCTAAAGCGGTCCATGGGCCTCCCGGTGATGCCGGGGTCCAGAGGACAGGGGCTGCAGAGACATCGGGCCAGGAGCAGACCAACCGGAGCGAGGACCCTTCAGCGGTGGCCCAGTTGCACCGGTGCAGCCAAAGCCAGGTCCAAGGGGAAGAGGAGCCGAAGGAGAAGAGATCCTTCTTCCAGTCCATTAACATCCCCTGGAGAGAGAAGACggacagaaagacagagctCATCAAGAGAG AAAAACCATCGCTACAGAGCAGGCACTCGCTGGACAGTGCGAAGGTCCAGGAGAAGGAGGCCGGGCCCTTATGGATCACACTGGCTCTGCAGAAGCAGAAGGGCTTCAGGGAGCAGCAGCAGAACCGAGAGGACCGTCGTAGCCACAGAGCGGAAAAACTGGCTGAAAAacaagccagagagagagacagc GTCAGCCCcacagagagcagaggaagCGGGAGCACCAGTCCTTCTTCTAAACCTCAGACGCCAGAGGAGCCCAAGAGACCCGACAGTCTCCTGGGGCGATTTGAGCGCAGAGAAAACCTGAAAAAAGCCAACACTTTACCCAGCTCTGTCACTG TTGAGATTGCAGACTCTACGCCGTCGCCACCTGCTGTCAAGGAGGTGTCAAAGCGCTTCCCCTCCACTGACTCCCCGCAGGTGTCCACGGAGCCGGCGTGGCTGGCTCTGGCCAAGAGAAAGGCCAAAGCCTGGAGCGACTGTCCTCAGATCATCAAATAa